TGTGTCAGAAAAGTAGATTGTGTGGCTGATTGAGCTGTGCCCAAGGAACTTTTATAGCGTTTAGGAGAGCCTCGGAAGCATTTCGGAACTTATGAGTCATTGCTCACCCGCCGCCCCCTGTTGGCGGGAGGCGCTTCTGAAACTCCCTCGTTGGGTGGTTGTCGGCACACTTTGACTCATATAACGGAATGACTCGGACAAATATGCAAAACCGAATCCATTGATTATACATCACAATTCCATTCAATATAGCAAATTACTTCTGCAGCCGCCTTCCGTCCATCTAGCTCGAGCAAGAGCACTGGAAACCCAAAAGGTTCTTATTACCTATACCACAAAACCTTCTTTCTTCGCGCTCTTCCTCGGTAAGCTCGCTCTCGGGTCGAGCATCTCCTTCAGCCCCCCAAGGTTTGAACGGATTCGTAGTCATCTAAAACAAGTTCCCCTTAGATACTTCCAACGAACCAAACAACAAATGAACCTGCCTCAAGAGTCTTCATCAACGCCGCCCTTCCAGCAAGGTTATCCTTATCGACGGTAGCAATAACCTCCTCAAGCACCCATTGTCGAAGCACAAACCTCGGATTCACACTCTTCATGCTCTCCTCTCGTTCATCCAAACTCCACCCAGCCGTCTCTTGATCCTCCACAATCCGAACCGCATATTTCTCAAGCCACGCCAAGATGTCCCGACATGCACGCTCCCGGCTTGCGGGACTAATAAGGTCCGGTGTCAGTCTCGCCAAGAGCGCAACAAGCGGGGTTGGGTATGTGATATTTTGCGCTGGGACCGCGAGTGTGGATTCCTGGAGCGGGGAAACGATTTGGTTTGGTGCGCCTGCGAGAGCGTCTCCGCTTGGCATTGGGCATGTCATTCCGGCTCCTTGGTCGAGAGATTCGATGTCTTTTAGAGTGGAATTATATGCCTGGCTTTTGCCTTTTGAATCTGActcgtcgtcttcgtcgAGGTGTTCCGGTCGGAAGGTACATAATGCTCGGAATGTGCCGTGAAAGTCTAGTCCATGGGCTTGCATCACATCTAAAAGCGGCTGAATCACATTCTGGACGTCTTGAGAGTCTTGCTTCTTCAGGCCGAGTCTCTGTTGAGATGTTAGTATAATGCAGAGAGAGGAACAACGAGGACGTACCTGTCTAACGAGTGTCCAATACTTCTTTTCAAATGTACTTTTGATCACTTCATCGACTTCGTCGCGCATTTCTTCGCCCTTTGTGGACCATTCTTCAATCTGCTTTTCTGATGCGTCGTTTGCCCAGTTGGGCCCGACTGCATGCCGAGAGAAGCTTCGGCTCCGATCAAGGGGGAGAGCGCGTTTAAGAGCGCACGGACGGCGAATATGCTTCAGTAATTAAGTAAATGACCTAGCGAGTCATAAATGAGTCAAACATACATCATAGTGGGCTGCATCTTGAACGAGTACCTCCCTCCGTCGTCCGAGTGGTTGCAGATATGGTTGTAGTCATACACGTCCATGAATGCGTATGGACCATAATCAATCGTCAGTCCGAGGATGGAGATGTTATCCGTATTCATCACACCATGCTACTCCCAAGTTAATCCAGCGACTTTAAAAATAGAAAAAGGCGTACCATAACCCGTAAGCTTGCCACCCACCCAACATCTCCGCATTCCTCCTCGCAACCTCCAACACCAGCTTTTTACCCCACGCTTCTCCCTCTTGCACATCCAACTTCAAAACCCGCTTCACGACCCATTCGCCCAATATCCTCAATCCCTCCCAGTCTTTCTTTCCGCCCGCACCCCCACCAAACAAGTAGAATATCTCTTCGGGCGGGTTAAACGTTTGGAAATTCCCGATTCGGATAAACGAAGGTGCGAGACGAGTGGCGATCGAGGCGTATTCCATTTGTTCGCGCGCGACGGGGAGGTCCGGGAGCGAAATGAGAGAGAGGGACCGGGTTGTTGGGATACCCAGTGCATGGACAGCTTATCCAACCGTGTCAGTCAACAGGATTTGGAGAACAAGATGTGCTAGGATGGCTTACCCTCGGCGCCGAGGAATTCGCGAATCGAACTACGGAGCACGGCAAGTCCGTCCGCACCTCTCGAGAACGGTGTTCGTCCACCGCCTTTGATTTGGATCTCCCATGTCGTGGAGGGGTCGATGGGTGAGGCGTAGACACTGGTTTCGGGTGTTAATATAGAAAAACCGAGGGGTTGGCCGGAAAGGTACTCACATAGCGAAATCGCTCTTCCATCTCCTAACTGGCCAGCCCACGTTCCGAACTGGTGGCCCGAGTACCTCAACGACCACGGTGCATATCCCTTTTCTTCGGATTCGGCCGAGGGAGGGATACTCATGAGACACTGTGCCCACTCAATACGTCGACAAGCTCTTGTCTCGCCGCATTATTTgtctcttcttctttttgacTCGAAGGCTGGGACAGAGATCCGGGTCCGACGACTTGGAACGCATCACCGACGTCCAGATGGGGTAAACAATCACCGAGTCCGGCGGCCGATATAGCGAGCAAGATTCGTTTCTGGTCCCGGGCCCCATTACGAGCGGTATACTTGTTCAGCTTTCCAGATTCAGATGCGAGCGAGGTTTGTTCCAGAGGCTCATGTTTGCTCAACCACTCTTCGATGAGCTCGGCCTTGTCGACGTCTTGTTCCCCCTCGGGCGGGGTAATTCGGTACGGAAATGGTAAAGGGAGTGGGGCGACGTAGGAAAAGTGGCTCGAGGGGTGTAGGATCCGGCTCCGACGCTGGGCGGACGGGTTCGAGGTCAGGTTCTGGTAGAACGCATATACAGAGGGTTGAATCGGATCCGGAGTAAGATTGTGAGTTAAAATATGGGATGAAGGAGGCAGAGGCAAAGATCCAATAGCGTATTTCGACATCCTTAGTCCTGTGGTAGGCCTAAAGGGCATGCGCGTCGTGGTCGTAGACACAACTGAGCCTCCACAACCGATGGCCAAATCTCTGCTTATTTATCAGAGGCGGTGGCAGTGGCGTCATGATAGTCATGATAGCCAGCAGAGTAATAGCGACTCTAATTGCAAATTAGATTTACCAGAGCACCTGGGGCCTGCCCTAAAGCGCGAGCCGGCGGCACCCGGGATCAGTCGTAATCTCTAGTTAGCACTACACACCACGACCAGGATGTTTTCTGCACTCCGCACGCTGCCGCTCCGTGCCCGCCCTGCTGTTGCGCGTACATTCGCAACGACACCCCGTGTCTTTGCCGGCCACAAGGCCGCGGCCCTCCTCGGAGAAGGAGCCAAGCCCGGTGAAGTCCCCACCGATGAGAACCAGGCGACCGGTCTCGAGAGGCTTGAGTTACTCGGAAAGATGGAGGGCGTCGATGTGTTTGACATGAACCCGCTCGAGATGACTCGTATCGGCACACTCGAGGATCCGATTAAAATTTATTCGCTCGTGAGTATTCCTTGGCTGGCCGCATAGACTGCCCGTCTGATGATATGCAGTTCCCTGAGCGCCATGTCGGGTGCACTGGCTACCCGGCCGACTCGCATGACACCATCTGGCTCACCGTTACCAATAGCAAGAAGAACCACCGCTGCCCCGAGTGTGGATCCGGTGGGTTCACTGCATACCCTACCCTAGACACTTGCAATCTAACcaattttattttattcatCCAGTCTACGCACTTGACTTCCACGGCGACCCACACGCTCACGAGCATCACTAGGCAATTCAACTGAACCTGTACATCCCTTTCCCCAAAATATGATCTTGTCGCTATTTGTTTGGTTTGTCTCACGTGGGATCCGCCAATGAGAATCCGTCCTTTTGGAACAAGTGCGAGAGGCAGAATGCGGGCCCTACTAATCTCGCAGGTAATTGACCTCCCCCAGCCCGAATGAATGATTTCATTTGCTCGTATCGTGTCAACACGTATACCACCGATCCATCACGGGTATTTACAGTTTAGCAATGGGGAATGATCGCCCACCCAACCTCGGCCCCGACCTCTTCTCCTCTGCCCATTCCAGCAACGCATCAACCAATCCATCAACTTCTTCCTCGGTATTAGCGGCATGAAGGCATACCTGTCCATCCGCTCAAGTTAACATCCGAACCCACATCAAACTCAAAATCGCTACTCACCCGAACTCGTTCTTCGCCCTTCGGAACAGTCGGATGTGTGATCGGTCTGGCCAAAAAGCCACGTTCGCGGAGGTGTTGGGCGAGTTGTCGAGGGTGGGGCGTTAAGATGGGGACAATAGGGGTTGGTTCTGATTTGAGAAAGGGAGGGAGAGCCATGATTCGTGGGGGGATGTTTTCAAGCCGTGTCCGTAATGCAGTCGTGAATCGGGTTGAGATTTTGAACAATTGAGCTGCAAGCTGAGAAAGAAGGTTATATGCGTTGAAATGGTATCGATTAGTATGGGTAGCATTATCCTTACTCGTTGAGTTGTCCCGTTATCGACCATATCGAACGAACACCCCATCGCAATCACATTCGCTATTGTCGGTGCAGTGGTGAATATAAACGTCCGCGCATAGTTGATCAAATACTCTCTCGTGAGAGAATCGCAAATGACAATACCTACAACCTCATACATCAATCAAAGTGTGAGCAGTTTCGAAAACATAGGACACACCACCGCTACTCGCCATCGCCTTTCCAAACGTATGCAGTCGCACATGAACTCTCGATCCCAACCCAAGCTGCTCGACCCATCCACGTCCGTCTCCATAAACTCCAGTCGAATGCGCCTCGTCCACAACCACGCACCGTCTTTCGGGCGGGACCAAGCACTCGACCGTCTTCAAAATAGAACCCAACGGCGCAAGATCTCCGTCCATACTATACAACGCCTCGAGCGCGACAAAAATAGTACCCTTTCCCCCTCCAAGCCCCCTTTCCGACTCGGTATTAAGCACATACCGAATCTTGGCTTCCAAATTCCTCACGCAACTATGCTTGAACGCGATCCTTCGGCTCTGAGCAAGGCGGGACGAGCGCATTCCATCGTGCACCGACGCATGTACGAGCTCGTCGTATATGATCCAGTCCCCTGGCTGCGGAAGAACGGAAAAGAGAGCGACATTGGCGTCGAAGCCCGAATTGAACAAGAGCGCCGTCGGGTTCGGACTCGGATAACGAGGTTCAGGACAGAAGAATTTGGCTAGACGTTGCTCAATCTTGAGATGCGCTTCGTGTGTCCCGTCTAGGAGTCTTGACCCCCCAGAGCCCAGGATCTGAGGTGCGGACCGGAGAGATGCGAGGAAATGGTCTCGGAGAGGCGCATAAGTGGACAGCGAAAGATAATCGTTTGAGGAAAAGTCGATAAGCGGTTTGGCTATCGTATATAGTGTTGGGTCAGATCAGCGGATGGATAATAGATAAGATAACTACGCACGAGGCTGGACGACCAAGTTCTGAGGAGCGGGGATAAACGCATCCGGATGGGGACGACGTATGATACTCCGTTGTCGTCTCGAGTCAAGCGCTGCTCGCATATGAGCGTGCAAAACCGACTCCTCAGCGGGGGCCATCTTCACAAACTCTCAAGTcagagaaagagaaagagagagatgTGGAGAGATAAACCTCGAGAATGGCTCCATCCGCCCTCCATCGTTTCTCCGCGAATTCACGCGACCGGATTAAGGGACGGGAAGGCAACCCGCCATCAGCGTGGGAGTGCGAGTTTTAGCATGGGTAGGTTGGTTCTGAGAGTCTAAGCGCTTCGTGCTTGTTGTTTGTGTATTTTGGATTGCTGAAATAAAGTCATTTTGTGTGGTCGATCAATTAGACTGGATACGGAAAGTAGCATTGATATTTTCCAGTGTTTTGGGGTCGGCCCGGGTTTAGGTGGTTTACCGGTGCTGATGGTTATGTAAGCTTGGGGGTCTGAGAACGGTCTCGAGTAAGGTTCAAGGTCTTCAGTTCCATTGAACAATACGTGTGAACAAGAGTAGTTCAATCAAAAAACCCACTTGAGAACTGGACTTTGCAGCGATGCATCCGGATCATGCGCGCATATAGCAACTTTGAGTAGTATGCTCTGGATCCTCAGTCGGAACCTTCATTCCCAAAGCAAGGTTTTCAGGTTGTCTCGAGAGTCATTCAAATTCTGCAAGCGCAAGCTGGGGGACGGTGAATTATGTCTAGACTTGTAATCCAGGAAAATCTTAGTACACGCTTGGGttgtgttataacctcctaacagataccattagaatcgcctgaattttctactatttttagtattttttacgaacttgatatctcatgttttttgatcacgtgatctcggcgcttatttatgctgagatgccgtgccaaggatgcttaggagaaatccacgcttctgcgcagtccgcagcacgcttctcttttcacatgtaggcttctattcacacatgcacagaccacatgtagttagtagtattgtctatatatacagcaggaaaattgcttggagaccccaagttgattttaccttgtctcatattcattgaggaggattagtcagccagctaagtagcaggctgttaagagtcgtgtaagtacaggagtaagaaagaattactatatacaaaatgtatatgggaataactaagaactagtattaagaatcagaatatatgcacagaatatatgcacaatataggctaggttatcaggaataacaactcctaacaaatagtctagcaactatcaagtgcaggtggttggttatgtatagtaccttagactaatgttacttaagcctaagtgactaagggtatgtttacttaaggtctctaggatagtaccttaagtaagagggttacctgactaatgtacaggatttataggattggcctaataagtataggacttatatatgcttaagtaagacttaagacttatggggtttacctaaaatatatctaggatttatgagatattgtagataaagctatctacaatataaggggtatggtggattgaaacactatcactcaatcacaacaatccttacagtattgtcgcactatactcaatgttgaactcaacaactgtgacagtcaaggggcacagggttgcagtaagtccactaataggttaccctgtgtctgttgggactggcctatggtcttagtgcgccaaataacctcctatgctatttacagtgagtcaatcaccaaagtaaatgcgcagataagctgttaaaggcttgtgtgtatatgtcaatatataagagtggataaatggatgcattagaagcgtcttcacagggtccttttataccctgagaaggcgcacaaacaagtatatacatgattgataccaagagggggtacaggaggtacatgtggcaactgaaacacttgagggagccaataccttggtacatagtaaacaaacaacagatcctaatatttgccccaaggcaatgtttgccccaaggcagtatttacctgtgtgggtccttagatgtcccaaggctaagtgtttcatccttggagtaaacagtcccaaaggtaggatacctctgcattgggtacttacagtaaatggggcataactctaccaaatgttgtccgttttgggagtttgacccagcgttctggagcgcacaaacatgcgcacctaagcgcaagcgattcggcagtgtgggatgcccgggtgatggagaaaaggcgcatttagtgcgtcagcgcttaagggctgattaagcgctggagcacttgcctatgcaacaggggagaccctgaatatttctgtgtgtagccacaagatagaatcttgaataataaatactacaaacaagagaaatattacttgttactgtttatctactcagctgaatttatatatatttaaatgagtgagaaaacagcatacatgcaaaagacattgcatattaagggtattcctgaggtttgtaggttttgtaaaggtcactattggatagagggaccttgaaaaccttagtttgcatctttatctcacttatttactgtaagattactagtgtaattaataaaataagtacagattaaagaagaaatgtcatatccataacacaggcccccagtagtactcagatgctcaccacccccttaactcaccacacctccaggcctaaggcccccttgcattagttagtagtagtagtccgcctcaagcggaagtagtatagcctgattagttagattacaaacgtgttgcttgtagtagtacggccttaagcgcccaactccaccagcgtgtgcccacctta
The nucleotide sequence above comes from Rhizoctonia solani chromosome 3, complete sequence. Encoded proteins:
- a CDS encoding cytochrome C oxidase subunit Vb, which codes for MFSALRTLPLRARPAVARTFATTPRVFAGHKAAALLGEGAKPGEVPTDENQATGLERLELLGKMEGVDVFDMNPLEMTRIGTLEDPIKIYSLFPERHVGCTGYPADSHDTIWLTVTNSKKNHRCPECGSVYALDFHGDPHAHEHH
- a CDS encoding aminotransferase class I and II protein, yielding MAPAEESVLHAHMRAALDSRRQRSIIRRPHPDAFIPAPQNLVVQPPKPLIDFSSNDYLSLSTYAPLRDHFLASLRSAPQILGSGGSRLLDGTHEAHLKIEQRLAKFFCPEPRYPSPNPTALLFNSGFDANVALFSVLPQPGDWIIYDELVHASVHDGMRSSRLAQSRRIAFKHSCVRNLEAKIRYVLNTESERGLGGGKGTIFVALEALYSMDGDLAPLGSILKTVECLVPPERRCVVVDEAHSTGVYGDGRGWVEQLGLGSRVHVRLHTFGKAMASSGGIVICDSLTREYLINYARTFIFTTAPTIANVIAMGCSFDMVDNGTTQRLAAQLFKISTRFTTALRTRLENIPPRIMALPPFLKSEPTPIVPILTPHPRQLAQHLRERGFLARPITHPTVPKGEERVRVCLHAANTEEEVDGLVDALLEWAEEKRSGPRLGGRSFPIAKL